In Bacillus sp. DX3.1, the following proteins share a genomic window:
- a CDS encoding class I SAM-dependent DNA methyltransferase, with the protein MATANLGFEEKLWQMADKLRGSMDSGEYKNVVLGLLFLKYVSDAFEEKYEELKADEWADEEDRDEYVAENIFFVPKEARWSFIKDNAKKSEIGQLIDAAMVAIEKENSSLVGVLPKSFARPELDKIRLGETIDLFSFKVGDEESRSKDILGRVYEYFLSKFASAEGKNGGEFYTPSTVVQLLVEMLEPFKGRVYDPACGSGGMFVQSSKFVKEHQGRIDNLSIYGQESNPTTWKLCKMNLAIRGIDGNLGTHNADTFHNDLHKGLKADYILANPPFNISDWGGEKLTDDVRWQYGIPPKGNANYAWVQHMISKLAPAGTAGFVLANGSMSSNTSGEGEIRKSLIENDLVECIVTLPGQLFYSTQIPVCLWFVSKNKMKTGKRERNNKILFIDARNLGFMADRTHKEFSEEDIKKVADTFHAWRSTNEQEYSDELGFCKEAILEEVRDNDYILTPGRYVGLAEQEDEGEPFEEKMARLTGELSEQFAKSKELEEQIRRVLGGIGYEI; encoded by the coding sequence ATGGCGACAGCAAACTTAGGTTTTGAAGAAAAGCTATGGCAGATGGCAGATAAATTACGTGGATCGATGGATTCAGGTGAATATAAAAATGTTGTATTAGGATTGTTATTTTTAAAATATGTATCGGATGCTTTTGAAGAAAAATACGAGGAATTAAAAGCGGATGAATGGGCAGATGAAGAGGATCGAGATGAATATGTAGCAGAGAATATTTTCTTTGTACCAAAAGAAGCACGTTGGTCATTTATCAAAGACAATGCTAAAAAATCTGAAATTGGGCAATTAATCGATGCGGCGATGGTTGCAATTGAAAAAGAAAACTCTTCACTTGTTGGGGTACTACCAAAATCATTTGCACGTCCAGAGTTAGATAAAATACGTTTAGGTGAAACAATCGACTTGTTTTCATTCAAAGTCGGTGATGAAGAAAGTCGCTCAAAAGATATTTTAGGTCGTGTATATGAATATTTCTTAAGTAAATTTGCAAGTGCAGAAGGAAAAAATGGTGGTGAATTCTATACACCTTCAACTGTTGTTCAATTACTTGTTGAGATGTTAGAACCATTTAAAGGTCGTGTATATGACCCTGCTTGTGGTTCAGGTGGTATGTTTGTTCAATCATCGAAATTCGTCAAAGAACATCAAGGACGTATTGATAATTTATCAATCTATGGTCAAGAATCGAATCCAACAACATGGAAACTTTGTAAAATGAACTTAGCAATTCGTGGTATAGATGGGAACTTGGGAACTCACAATGCGGATACATTCCATAATGATTTACATAAAGGATTAAAAGCTGATTATATATTAGCCAACCCACCATTCAATATTAGTGATTGGGGCGGCGAAAAGTTAACAGATGATGTCCGTTGGCAATACGGTATTCCACCAAAAGGAAATGCTAATTATGCATGGGTGCAGCATATGATTTCAAAACTTGCTCCAGCAGGAACAGCAGGCTTCGTTTTAGCAAATGGTTCGATGTCTTCAAATACTAGTGGCGAAGGAGAAATTCGTAAAAGTCTTATCGAAAATGATCTAGTCGAATGTATTGTCACTTTACCTGGTCAATTATTCTATTCGACACAGATTCCCGTATGCTTATGGTTCGTATCAAAAAATAAAATGAAAACGGGAAAACGTGAACGTAATAATAAGATTTTATTTATTGATGCACGTAATCTTGGTTTTATGGCAGACCGTACACATAAAGAATTTAGTGAAGAAGATATTAAAAAAGTAGCGGATACATTCCATGCGTGGCGCAGTACGAATGAACAAGAGTATTCGGACGAACTAGGTTTCTGTAAAGAAGCGATACTCGAAGAAGTACGTGACAATGACTATATTTTAACGCCAGGACGCTATGTAGGTTTAGCAGAGCAAGAAGATGAGGGTGAACCATTTGAAGAAAAAATGGCACGCTTAACAGGTGAATTATCAGA